One Manihot esculenta cultivar AM560-2 chromosome 6, M.esculenta_v8, whole genome shotgun sequence DNA segment encodes these proteins:
- the LOC110616627 gene encoding nudix hydrolase 18, mitochondrial, translating into MRGLSFFVRNFANFLSFLLPFIDKLPSKLLPPQLEKIVALVSRTGRHLQRYDKGCRQVVGCVPYRYKKTDQPSSMDETSHEDIEVLVISSQSGHGMLFPKGGWEEDESMEQAALRETLEEAGVIGKVECELGNWQYMSKRGAKMHEVYMFPMLVHKQLDLWPEKNIRKRRWVTVKEAREVCHNWWMREALDELVRRRLQKEEANERICK; encoded by the exons ATGAGAGGGCTGTCTTTCTTTGTGAGAAACTTTGCgaatttcctttcctttcttctCCCTTTCATTGATAAACTCCCTTCAAAGTTGTTGCCTCCGCAATTAGAAAAGATAGTTGCGTTGGTTTCTCGCACTGGCCGTCATCTTCAGCGTTATGATAAGGGTTGCCGCCAAGTTGTAGG GTGTGTTCCTTACAGATATAAGAAAACTGATCAACCATCTTCCATGGATGAAACTTCTCATGAAGATATAGAAGTTCTTGTCATCAGTTCACAAAGTGGTCATGGAATGTTGTTCCCTAAG GGAGGATGGGAAGAGGATGAATCCATGGAACAAGCAGCACTGCGAGAGACGCTAGAGGAAGCAGGAGTAATTGGCAAAGTTGAA TGTGAATTGGGGAATTGGCAATATATGAGCAAAAGGGGAGCCAAAATGCATGAAGTCTATATGTTTCCTATGCTTGTTCATAAGCAATTAGATCTCTGGCCAGAAAAGAACATCAGAAAAAGAAGATGG GTGACTGTGAAGGAAGCCAGAGAAGTGTGCCATAATTGGTGGATGAGAGAAGCTTTAGATGAACTAGTTCGGCGGCGACTACAAAAAGAGGAAGCTAATGAAAGAATCTGTAAATAG